A genome region from Acidobacteriota bacterium includes the following:
- a CDS encoding adenosylhomocysteinase, which produces MSTAVGEVHAFDAAKQAGRVPYKVADLALAEFGRKEIRLAEHEMPGLMAVRQRYAGGKPLAGARVMGSLHMTVQTAVLIETLADLGADVRWVSCNIFSTQDHAAAAVVVGRPGSGGTPQHPRGIPVFAWKGETLEEYWWCTAEALTWPDGTGPTQIVDDGGDATLLIHKGVEFERAGEVPAFNADTEPEEWGVILELLRGQLKKDGSLYQRIAKDVRGVSEETTTGVHRLYPMEQHGTLLFPAINVNDSVTKSKFDNIYGCRHSLIDGLNRATDVMLGGKVAVVFGYGEVGKGCAQALRGQGCRVIVTEIDPICALQAAMEGFEVKTIDDVIETADIFVTATGNFNIITADHMKRMKNKAIVGNIGHFDNEIDMAGLKKVAGIEKINIKPQYDEWVFPNGKSILVLAEGRLLNLGCATGHPSFVMSASFTNQTIAQLELHEHSDKYGKKVYILPKHLDEEVARLHLDHLGVRLTTLTKAQADYIGVPVEGPYKPAHYRY; this is translated from the coding sequence ATGAGTACTGCAGTCGGAGAAGTTCACGCGTTCGACGCCGCGAAGCAGGCCGGGCGCGTGCCGTACAAGGTTGCCGACCTCGCGCTCGCCGAGTTCGGGCGCAAGGAAATCCGCCTCGCCGAGCATGAGATGCCCGGGTTGATGGCCGTGCGCCAGCGGTATGCGGGCGGGAAGCCGCTGGCGGGCGCGCGCGTGATGGGCTCGCTGCACATGACGGTGCAGACCGCGGTCCTCATCGAAACGCTCGCGGACCTCGGCGCCGACGTGCGCTGGGTCTCCTGCAACATCTTCTCAACGCAGGACCACGCCGCCGCGGCGGTCGTGGTCGGGCGTCCCGGGTCCGGCGGCACGCCGCAGCATCCTCGCGGCATCCCGGTGTTCGCCTGGAAAGGGGAGACGCTCGAGGAGTACTGGTGGTGCACGGCCGAGGCGCTCACCTGGCCGGACGGCACCGGCCCGACCCAGATCGTCGATGACGGCGGCGACGCCACGCTCCTGATTCACAAGGGGGTCGAGTTCGAAAGAGCCGGCGAGGTGCCGGCGTTCAACGCCGACACGGAGCCCGAGGAGTGGGGCGTGATCCTCGAGCTGCTGCGCGGGCAGTTGAAGAAGGACGGCTCGCTCTACCAGCGGATCGCGAAGGATGTCCGCGGCGTCTCCGAGGAGACCACGACGGGCGTGCACCGGCTCTACCCGATGGAGCAGCACGGCACGCTGCTCTTCCCCGCGATCAACGTCAACGACTCGGTGACCAAGAGCAAGTTCGACAACATCTACGGCTGCCGCCACTCGCTCATTGACGGCCTCAACCGCGCCACCGACGTGATGCTCGGCGGCAAGGTCGCGGTCGTCTTCGGCTACGGCGAGGTGGGGAAGGGGTGCGCGCAGGCGCTGCGCGGCCAGGGATGCCGCGTGATCGTGACCGAGATCGACCCGATCTGCGCGCTGCAGGCGGCGATGGAGGGCTTCGAGGTCAAGACGATTGACGACGTGATCGAGACGGCGGACATCTTCGTGACGGCGACGGGGAACTTCAACATCATCACCGCCGACCACATGAAGCGGATGAAGAACAAGGCGATCGTCGGCAACATCGGCCACTTCGACAACGAGATCGACATGGCCGGCCTGAAGAAGGTCGCCGGGATCGAGAAGATCAACATCAAGCCGCAGTACGACGAGTGGGTGTTTCCGAACGGGAAGAGCATCCTCGTTCTGGCCGAGGGGCGGCTGCTGAATCTCGGCTGCGCCACGGGGCACCCGAGCTTCGTGATGTCCGCGTCGTTCACCAACCAGACGATCGCGCAGCTCGAGCTGCACGAGCACTCGGACAAGTACGGGAAGAAGGTGTACATCCTGCCGAAGCACCTGGACGAGGAGGTGGCGCGGCTGCACCTCGATCACCTGGGCGTCAGGCTCACGACGCTCACAAAAGCCCAGGCGGACTACATCGGGGTGCCGGTGGAGGGGCCGTACAAGCCGGCACACTATCGATACTAG
- a CDS encoding methyltransferase domain-containing protein — protein sequence MLVVLERHELTVSEICSVLQLPQSTVSRHLKVLGDAGWVASRKDGTSRFYTLTLRDNGTGPRRLWHVVREHVMTLPAAGQDARRLASALTRRRTASQEFFATAAGQWDKLRDELFGSEFYVFALLGLLDPRRVVADLGCGTGQVAAVLAPNVARVIAVDGSTEMLAAARKRLRDHANVELRRGELESLPLEDASVDVALAVLVLHHLPDPAAALREAARAVKPGGTLLIVDMWPHDREEYKQQMGHVWLGFPEDQLSTWMQAAGFCRPKFRSLPPAPDAKGPALFVATARVLDPKDH from the coding sequence ATGCTCGTCGTGCTGGAGCGGCACGAGCTGACGGTGTCGGAGATTTGCAGCGTTCTGCAGCTGCCGCAGTCCACGGTGAGCCGGCACCTGAAAGTGCTGGGGGATGCCGGCTGGGTGGCGTCGCGGAAGGACGGGACGAGCCGGTTCTACACGCTCACGCTGCGCGACAACGGCACGGGGCCGCGGCGGCTCTGGCACGTCGTCCGCGAGCACGTGATGACGCTGCCGGCGGCCGGGCAGGATGCGCGGCGCCTGGCGTCAGCGCTCACGCGGCGTCGCACCGCGTCGCAGGAGTTCTTCGCCACCGCGGCGGGGCAGTGGGACAAGCTGCGCGACGAATTGTTCGGCAGCGAGTTTTACGTCTTCGCTCTTCTCGGCCTGCTCGACCCCCGGCGGGTGGTCGCCGATCTCGGCTGCGGGACGGGGCAGGTTGCCGCCGTGCTCGCGCCGAACGTGGCGCGCGTGATTGCGGTTGACGGGTCGACCGAGATGCTGGCCGCGGCCCGCAAGCGGCTGCGCGATCATGCGAACGTGGAGCTGCGGCGCGGCGAGCTGGAATCGCTCCCGCTGGAGGACGCGTCGGTGGATGTCGCACTCGCGGTCCTGGTGCTGCACCACCTGCCGGATCCGGCGGCGGCGCTGCGCGAGGCCGCCCGCGCGGTCAAGCCGGGCGGCACCCTGCTCATCGTGGACATGTGGCCGCACGACCGGGAGGAATATAAACAGCAGATGGGCCACGTCTGGCTGGGATTCCCGGAAGACCAGCTCTCGACGTGGATGCAGGCGGCCGGGTTCTGCCGGCCGAAATTTCGATCGTTACCGCCGGCGCCCGACGCGAAGGGCCCGGCATTATTCGTGGCGACAGCCCGGGTCTTGGATCCCAAAGACCACTAA
- a CDS encoding sulfide/dihydroorotate dehydrogenase-like FAD/NAD-binding protein, with protein sequence MKSTLPPSHPPIPQSSNPQVPVSDCRRVRRQPSESKSLNIGCLDLPTRLATWHLRCLRSTAGYPSARKSAFSGGPFVARILSISSLAPGVSRLWLDAPPIAKKRQPGQFVILRIDEQGERIPLTIADVDVARGAISVIVQAVGKSTRQLCAMHGGDDVLDVVGPLGLPTHIGEREQVCCVGGGIGTAVVYPIARGVKDKGGKVVAIIGGRSKDLVILEQELRQIADDVIVTTDDGSYGRKGLVTHALQDLIEKGHAFDNVVAVGPIRMMQAVCDLTRPLKLRTTVSLNPVMVDGTGMCGGCRVTVGGQQKFVCVDGPEFDGHEVNFAELAARLEAYRDQERASMERMQQMSAVGMEAW encoded by the coding sequence ATGAAATCAACCCTCCCACCCTCCCACCCTCCAATCCCCCAATCCTCCAATCCTCAAGTTCCTGTGTCGGATTGTCGGCGCGTCAGGCGCCAGCCGTCTGAGTCTAAATCTCTGAATATTGGGTGTTTAGACCTGCCAACCCGTCTTGCGACGTGGCACCTTCGTTGCCTGAGGAGTACCGCCGGTTATCCGTCTGCCAGAAAGTCGGCATTCAGTGGAGGGCCCTTCGTGGCACGCATTCTCAGCATCAGTTCTCTCGCGCCGGGCGTTTCGCGCCTGTGGCTCGACGCGCCGCCCATCGCGAAAAAGCGCCAGCCGGGCCAGTTCGTCATCCTCCGGATCGACGAGCAGGGCGAGCGCATCCCCCTCACCATTGCCGACGTGGACGTCGCGCGCGGCGCCATCTCCGTCATCGTGCAGGCCGTCGGCAAGTCGACGCGCCAGCTCTGCGCGATGCACGGGGGAGACGACGTGCTCGACGTGGTTGGGCCGCTGGGGCTGCCGACGCACATCGGCGAGCGCGAGCAGGTGTGCTGCGTCGGCGGCGGCATCGGCACGGCGGTCGTCTACCCCATCGCGCGCGGCGTGAAGGACAAGGGAGGCAAGGTCGTCGCGATTATCGGCGGGCGCTCGAAGGATCTCGTCATCCTCGAACAGGAGCTGCGCCAGATCGCCGACGACGTCATCGTCACCACCGACGACGGGAGCTACGGGCGCAAGGGGCTGGTCACCCACGCGCTCCAGGATTTGATCGAGAAAGGCCACGCGTTCGACAACGTCGTCGCCGTCGGGCCGATCCGCATGATGCAGGCGGTCTGCGACCTCACCCGGCCGCTGAAGCTGCGGACGACGGTGAGCCTCAACCCCGTGATGGTGGACGGCACCGGCATGTGCGGCGGGTGCCGCGTCACGGTCGGCGGCCAGCAGAAATTCGTGTGCGTGGACGGACCCGAGTTCGACGGCCACGAGGTCAACTTCGCGGAGCTGGCAGCACGCCTCGAGGCGTATCGCGACCAGGAACGCGCGTCGATGGAGCGGATGCAGCAGATGTCCGCCGTCGGCATGGAGGCGTGGTAG
- the gltA gene encoding NADPH-dependent glutamate synthase — MAKKVGRKTRLPMPCADPHERARAFTEVALGYETAMAVEEADRCIVCKNRPCIAGCPVEIDIPKFVEQIAQKDFEGAWRTLTDKNVLPAICGRVCPQEEQCEQKCTLGVKFEPVAIGRLERFAADYAAAAGLKSDAPVESPTGRSIAIVGSGPAGLTAAADLARLGHRVTIFEALHKPGGVLMYGIPEFRLPKDIVQQEIETLRDLGVEIKCNHVIGRTFTIDELMVELGYDAVFVATGAGLPHFPKIPGVNLIGVYSANEYLTRSNLMKAYRFPEYDTPIIRGKHVAVIGGGNTAMDAVRTSLRLGADRAYLIYRRSRTEMPARHEEVEHAEEEGVQIEMLAAPVAVLGDEKNRVREIRCTRMELGEPDASGRRSPIEITGSEFELAVDTVVFAVGQGANPLIRQTTPDLPTNKWGNLIADDRTGATTKKGVFAGGDIVTGGATVISAMGAGRRAARAIDRYLANPLPDGA, encoded by the coding sequence ATGGCGAAAAAGGTTGGACGCAAGACGCGCCTGCCGATGCCCTGCGCGGATCCGCACGAGCGGGCCCGCGCGTTCACGGAGGTGGCGCTCGGCTACGAAACGGCGATGGCCGTCGAGGAAGCGGACCGCTGCATCGTCTGCAAGAACCGGCCGTGCATCGCGGGCTGCCCGGTCGAGATCGACATCCCGAAGTTCGTCGAGCAGATCGCGCAGAAGGATTTCGAGGGGGCCTGGCGCACGCTGACCGACAAGAACGTCCTGCCTGCCATCTGCGGCCGCGTCTGCCCGCAGGAAGAACAGTGCGAGCAGAAGTGCACGCTCGGCGTGAAGTTCGAGCCGGTCGCGATCGGACGGCTCGAGCGGTTCGCCGCCGATTACGCCGCGGCGGCGGGGCTCAAGAGCGACGCGCCCGTGGAGAGTCCCACGGGCCGGTCGATCGCGATCGTCGGCTCCGGACCGGCCGGGCTGACCGCGGCGGCCGACCTCGCGCGCCTGGGCCACCGGGTGACGATTTTCGAGGCGCTGCACAAGCCCGGGGGGGTGCTGATGTACGGCATCCCCGAATTCCGGCTGCCGAAGGACATCGTCCAGCAGGAGATCGAGACGCTGCGCGACCTCGGCGTCGAGATCAAGTGCAACCACGTCATCGGCCGGACCTTCACGATCGACGAGCTGATGGTGGAGCTGGGGTACGACGCCGTGTTCGTCGCGACCGGCGCCGGGCTGCCGCACTTCCCGAAGATTCCCGGCGTGAACCTGATCGGCGTCTACTCCGCCAACGAGTACCTGACGCGCTCCAACCTGATGAAGGCGTACCGGTTCCCTGAGTACGACACGCCCATCATCCGCGGGAAGCACGTGGCGGTGATTGGCGGAGGCAACACGGCGATGGACGCGGTCCGGACGTCGCTGCGGCTCGGCGCGGACCGCGCGTACCTGATCTACCGGCGGTCGCGAACGGAGATGCCCGCGCGGCACGAGGAAGTCGAGCACGCCGAGGAAGAAGGGGTGCAGATCGAAATGCTCGCGGCCCCGGTGGCCGTGCTCGGCGACGAGAAGAACCGCGTGCGCGAGATTCGCTGCACCCGGATGGAACTGGGGGAGCCGGACGCATCCGGCCGCCGTTCGCCGATCGAGATCACGGGCTCCGAGTTCGAGCTCGCGGTCGACACGGTCGTGTTCGCCGTCGGCCAGGGTGCGAACCCCCTGATCCGGCAGACGACGCCGGACCTGCCGACGAACAAATGGGGCAACCTCATCGCCGACGACCGCACGGGCGCGACAACGAAGAAGGGCGTTTTTGCCGGCGGCGACATCGTCACGGGCGGCGCAACCGTCATTTCCGCGATGGGCGCGGGGCGCCGTGCCGCGCGCGCGATCGATCGATATCTCGCCAACCCGCTTCCAGACGGAGCGTAG
- a CDS encoding 2-oxoacid:acceptor oxidoreductase family protein encodes MLAVRFHGRGGQGTVIASKLLACAMFREGWQVQAFPAFGAERSGAPVAAFLRADRDPITIHYQVYEPDHVVVLDAVLLGTIDVTAGLKPGGTILVNTLKKPEELKLPDRFVVGTCDATGIALRHGLGSRTTPIVNTAIVGAWAALTGAVGIEAVVAEVPALVPIKPEANVAAAKDAARAVLALSARHRT; translated from the coding sequence ATGCTCGCAGTCAGGTTTCACGGCCGGGGAGGGCAGGGAACCGTCATCGCGTCGAAGCTGCTGGCCTGCGCGATGTTCCGCGAAGGATGGCAGGTCCAGGCGTTTCCCGCGTTCGGCGCGGAGCGCAGCGGCGCGCCCGTGGCCGCGTTCCTCCGGGCGGATCGCGATCCGATCACGATCCACTACCAGGTGTACGAGCCGGATCACGTGGTCGTGCTCGATGCCGTGCTGCTCGGCACGATTGACGTCACCGCCGGCCTGAAGCCGGGCGGAACGATTCTCGTCAATACGCTCAAGAAGCCGGAGGAGCTGAAGCTGCCCGACCGGTTCGTGGTGGGTACGTGCGACGCCACCGGCATCGCGCTCCGGCACGGCCTCGGCTCGCGTACCACGCCGATCGTCAACACCGCGATCGTGGGCGCGTGGGCGGCGCTGACCGGCGCGGTCGGCATCGAGGCGGTCGTCGCGGAAGTGCCGGCGCTCGTGCCGATCAAACCGGAGGCGAACGTGGCGGCGGCGAAGGATGCCGCCCGGGCAGTGCTGGCACTCAGCGCCCGGCACCGCACATAG